In Homo sapiens chromosome 8, GRCh38.p14 Primary Assembly, the genomic window CGCCGCTATAAAGGCGCAGCTCGGGGCCCCGCTCCGGCCCGGGACGCACATGTGCGCGCGACGCCCGGCAGCTGCCACCGCGGGGCGCAGCCGAGACCCCGCGCCTCGCCCCGGCCGGCCCGCGAGGCCCGCGGCGGCCGCAGGAGGCGGCATGAGCAGCGCGCGACAGAGCTGACGCCGCGCCCCCGCCGGCCCCATGTCCTTCGCCACGCTGCGCCCGGCGCCGCCGGGCCGCTACCTGTACCCCGAGGTGAGCCCGCTGTCGGAGGACGAGGACCGCGGCAGCGACAGCTCGGGCTCCGACGAGAAACCCTGTCGCGTGCACGCGGCGCGCTGCGGCCTCCAGGGCGCCCGGCGGAGGGCGGGGGGCcggcgggccgggggcggggggcCAGGGGGCCGGCCAGGCCGTGAGCCCCGGCAGCGGCACACGGCGAACGCGCGCGAGCGAGACCGCACCAACAGCGTGAACACGGCCTTCACGGCGCTGCGCACGCTGATCCCCACCGAGCCCGCCGACCGCAAGCTCTCCAAGATTGAGACGCTGCGcctggcctccagctacatctcGCACCTGGGCAACGTGCTGCTGGCGGGCGAGGCCTGCGGCGACGGACAGCCCTGCCACTCCGGGCCCGCCTTCTTCCACGCGGCGCGCGCCGGCAgccccccgccgccgcccccgccgcctcCCGCCCGCGACGGCGAGAACACCCAGCCCAAACAGATCTGCACCTTCTGCCTCAGCAACCAGAGAAAGTTGGTGAGCACGGGCCGTGGGGCGCCGAGGGGGGCCTCCAACGCGCCCCTCAGCCCACACctgccaggcagaggaggcgAGGCCACACGGGCAGGGCTCCCCAACAGGGCACAGGCAGGCACACCTGTAACACAGGCCTGCCGGGGGCTGGGGCCTTCTCCTGGGGCTCCTCTCCAGGGCGTCCCTAGGACACTCGGCTCCCAGTGGAGTGTGGAGTCCCCTGCAGGGAGCTGCATGAGGGGTAAGAGCTAGGGATGGCCAAAGGGGCCCACCCAGGGCGGGGAGGCTGGGGAGCTGGACCAGGCCGCTGCAAGCTTCCCTTTTCAGTAAGTTGAAAGGCGGAGTGAAAACAGCTGAGTTCAGAAAGTAAGAGGCTGCAAGGCAAGAGAGGAAGGACCCCGGGTTCTTAGCCCCTGCGGCCCAGCACTGGCTTAAGCCATCTTGGGCACCTGCTGTCCGTCCCCCACCTAGGCCGCACACCAAGACACCAGGTCCTGTAGGGCTGCCCGAGACGTGGGCCATGGGACACGAAGGCAGAGGCTGGCAGGAgatgtgggggctgggggtgagggcCCCTGCAGGAGACGCTGGCCAGCTGTGATTTACAGCTCCTGCTGTGCTTGGTGGCACCGGAAAAGCAGGGTGAGCAGGGAGAAAATACGGCACGGCTTTTCCCAATCCCCATTTCCTCTCCAGACAGCACGCGCGAGCTCCTGGGGCCTGAACATCTGGGaaatttaattttacaatttcGGCTGTGCAGCAGTATGCTCCCCTCCCCAAAACGCTTGAGGGAAGCTGGGGAGAGCCGGGAAGGAGGTGCCTTGGCGCTGGCCACCTGAGATGGCACCCAGCAGGGAGGCCAGAGAGGCGCAGACTGGCGCTGGGCTCTGCCGGGGCCTgacactcctccctcccctctgcagAGCAAGGACCGCGACAGAAAGACAGCGATTCGCAGTTAGGAGGTGGCCGGCAGCAGCCAGGAGGCAGACGCTGCTGGGGGAGGTGGACGCCCGGGGTGACTGCAGACAGCCCCCACCTTGGACCTGAGCTGGGCAAGGCCCACCGCAAGCATGCCCCCAGGCCAGCCCTGGCTGCGAGCGGGGCCGAGGGACAGACGGACGTACAGACAGGCGCCGGCAGCGGGACTCTGCGCTGGCCCCAGCACCTGCCCGGGCCCACTGGAACTTTCTGCGCTGGCTTTTCTTCCGGCCACTGTGTGATGGCATCTTGTGTTTTTGATATGATAATATAAAGTCTGAAaattttgtataattaaaaacaaaacagtatcttCCAAATATGGAGGCCAACTGTCCTCATGAAAGGTTCAGaatccacccccagcccccagcctgagCCTCCATTCCCACCCTTGGTGGTCCCATCCTCCTTGGGCCAAGTACCCCGGCTCCCTGGGAAGCCCCCACTTTCCAGGCTCAGGGCCACCCCTCCCTGGGCTGAGGCGGTGAGGATGGGCTTAGCTCACCCACAGAGCCTCATATCGGGAAGCTGTGGGGTGGGGACAAGGGAGCCACGCCGGGAGAGAGGGTGGGGGAGGAGCTGCGTGGCAGAAGATGGGGAGGGCGAGGCACAAGGCAGGGACGCTGTAAGGCAGGGACAGGGAGGCAGCGGCAGGGACAGAGGCAGCAGCAGGGCAAGGGTGCCCCCGACTCGGGCCTGTCGGGCACCCGGGGGCCCTGAGGGTGAGGAGGGCGCTGCAGGTGGCCACAAGGAGTGGAGCGAGCTGTGCTGCCCAGCGGAGGGGGGGGCTCCCAGCCCCAGCGAGGGCAGTGGGTGTCCTGCCTCCACGAGCCTTGACTGGAGAGAGGGGCATCTCCTCATGCACCAGTGCCACTTGGCCCCTGGAAGCACTGCCCACGTGGGAAGGAGGACCCCTGGCCATCCTCCTCCCACCACCACGGCCCATCCAGCCCCCTGAAGACCCCGCCCACCACAGGAGGTGGGTTTAGCCCCCACAGTGCTCTGTGCACAGCTGGCTGGCCATTAAAACCCTGCAGGTGACAATTACCATTGAGTGGTGTGAGATCAGTGGGCACAGAGAGAAGAAGGGCGGTGCTGTGTGGACCACCTCCCCCCAACCCTGCCAGGCCACAGCCTAACTTCCGGCTGGGTGGACAATGGCTGATGGTGCCAGGTGCGGGCGTCAGGGCGGCGGCCGGCCCCAGTTCCCCGCTAGCACAGGCAGGGACGCACCCTCGGGGGGAGACCAGGTGCTGTGGCCCACGTGGGCATCGGTGCAGGGCTGGCCCAGGACTGCCCCTCCTCTGCAAAGACAGGCTCCAGGGAATGGCGGAGCAGGAAGCAGTGGTGTAATTTTGGAGGAAATTCTCAAAGCCAGAGCCATTAAGGGCTAGAGGGGGGCTGAGTCCAATCTGATAGAAATATAACAGGATAAAAAGTCACAACGGCAGGTTTCGTTCAGAGAGAAACCCAACCCCAAATTTCCTCTCCCTAATCCTGCAGGAGCCCACAGCTGgccagagggaggggaggagaggacaaGCTCAGTCACTGCAGAAGCCTCCGCCCGCCGGGAAGCCAGGGCCCGGGGGACACGGACATGCAGC contains:
- the SCX gene encoding basic helix-loop-helix transcription factor scleraxis, giving the protein MSFATLRPAPPGRYLYPEVSPLSEDEDRGSDSSGSDEKPCRVHAARCGLQGARRRAGGRRAGGGGPGGRPGREPRQRHTANARERDRTNSVNTAFTALRTLIPTEPADRKLSKIETLRLASSYISHLGNVLLAGEACGDGQPCHSGPAFFHAARAGSPPPPPPPPPARDGENTQPKQICTFCLSNQRKLSKDRDRKTAIRS